From a region of the Nitrospira sp. genome:
- a CDS encoding MFS transporter, with the protein MAIGRDFWIFRVGQFISTVGDPFTNIAIAWWVLDETQSASLVSLAIAPSLFGKVIFLPVSGRIADLYSRKKLLLLSDLIRFCSTALIAGIAVEDYFSIVAIAAIGFVSSIGAALHASAEYSILPSLVLKDGDVSIAMQFTEFLSSIGMVIGAALAGIVISVFGVSTAFGIDAITFAIGAFATALLSTAALPQNIRRTDSIRQLLEVKPYFDGFRILVKVPVLLGVSVVSLLMNFFVAPLAVAIPLYVSQSLRGDAWELGLLNAGQGLGNGIGALITGVSIALFARHRTIILGMLLAGISLCILPLMPFLITSFLFMMMFGVASSLANVPLRAQRVVASGDEYRSRIDSAMKFLFGLAAPLGVIAAGPIIEVIGASTGTIMIGLAIMLLTPLLLVIPDYRRFYNSDTEEAQKMFRRMLHGDFSP; encoded by the coding sequence TTGGCTATAGGTCGTGACTTCTGGATCTTTCGCGTTGGTCAATTCATATCAACGGTCGGCGATCCCTTTACGAATATCGCCATCGCTTGGTGGGTTCTCGATGAAACTCAGTCTGCAAGCCTGGTGTCTTTAGCGATTGCGCCTTCGCTTTTTGGTAAAGTCATCTTTCTTCCGGTTTCCGGAAGGATTGCAGATCTCTACTCTCGAAAAAAGTTGCTTCTTTTGAGTGACCTAATCAGGTTTTGTTCGACTGCACTCATTGCAGGTATCGCGGTAGAGGATTATTTCAGTATTGTGGCGATAGCAGCGATTGGCTTCGTCAGTTCCATCGGGGCAGCATTACATGCTTCAGCAGAATATAGCATTCTGCCGTCTTTAGTATTGAAAGACGGTGACGTGTCCATTGCAATGCAATTTACGGAGTTTCTCAGTTCAATTGGGATGGTCATAGGTGCAGCTTTAGCTGGGATCGTCATTTCGGTTTTTGGGGTAAGTACGGCCTTCGGAATAGATGCAATAACATTTGCGATCGGCGCCTTTGCAACCGCGCTGCTTTCTACAGCAGCTCTCCCTCAAAACATACGCCGTACGGATTCTATACGCCAATTGCTGGAAGTGAAACCGTATTTTGACGGCTTTAGAATTCTCGTGAAAGTTCCAGTGCTACTTGGAGTTTCTGTAGTTAGTCTATTGATGAATTTTTTTGTGGCTCCGTTAGCTGTCGCTATTCCATTATATGTTTCTCAAAGCTTGCGTGGGGATGCTTGGGAACTTGGACTATTAAATGCGGGCCAAGGTCTCGGAAACGGAATAGGTGCTCTAATTACTGGTGTATCTATTGCATTGTTTGCACGCCACCGGACAATTATACTTGGAATGCTCTTGGCTGGCATCAGTCTCTGTATTTTACCTTTGATGCCTTTCCTTATCACATCATTCCTGTTCATGATGATGTTTGGAGTAGCCAGTTCACTTGCGAATGTTCCCTTGAGGGCTCAGAGGGTAGTTGCCAGCGGTGATGAATATCGATCAAGGATTGATTCGGCAATGAAGTTCTTGTTCGGTCTGGCAGCGCCACTGGGAGTCATAGCAGCTGGACCAATAATCGAGGTTATTGGGGCATCCACCGGCACGATTATGATTGGACTGGCAATTATGCTTCTTACTCCTTTACTTCTAGTGATTCCGGATTATCGTCGCTTTTATAACAGCGACACTGAAGAAGCCCAGAAAATGTTTCGTAGGATGCTTCACGGCGATTTTTCGCCATAG